A single window of Salvia splendens isolate huo1 chromosome 6, SspV2, whole genome shotgun sequence DNA harbors:
- the LOC121809631 gene encoding stem-specific protein TSJT1-like, protein MLAVFDKSVAKCPDALAQNPQNESLPALEDKFLATYFSSVHPGSVVINLASAGFMAYSSDRQTPLLPRLFAVVDGIFCLFEGHIQNVAHLKQQYGLNKTANEVIIVIEAYRTLRDRGPYPADQVVRDIQGKFAFVLFDIASNNAFVASDADGSVPFFWGTDADGHLVLSTDGEVVKQGCGKTFAPFPKGCFYTSSGGLRSYEHPVNELKAVPRVDSSGEVCGLTFKVDAESRKGNTGMPRVGSDANWSQNY, encoded by the exons ATGTTGGCTGTTTTCGACAAATCGGTGGCGAAATGCCCCGATGCATTGGCGCAGAACCCCCAAAATGAATCTCTTCCCGCACTGGAAGACAAGTTCTTGGCCACCTATTTCTCGTCCGTACACCCGGGCTCTGTCGTCATCAACCTCGCTTCTGCCGGATTCATGGCCTACTCTTCTGATCGACAGACCCCCcttctccccag ACTGTTTGCAGTTGTGGACGGCATATTCTGCTTGTTCGAAGGGCATATCCAAAACGTCGCCCACCTTAAGCAGCAGTATGGGTTAAACAAGACGGCGAATGAGGTGATCATCGTTATTGAGGCTTACAGGACGTTGAGGGACAGAGGCCCGTATCCTGCTGATCAAGTGGTCAGGGATATTCAAGGGAAGTTCGCCTTTGTCCTCTTTGACATTGCTTCGAACAATGCATTTGTAGCATCT GATGCTGATGGCAGTGTTCCCTTCTTTTGGGGGACTGATGCGGATGGCCATCTCGTTCTCTCTACTGATGGAGAAGTCGTGAAGCAAGGTTGTGGAAAAACATTTGCTCCCTTTCCTAAAG GATGTTTCTACACATCTTCTGGAGGTCTCCGAAGCTACGAGCATCCTGTTAACGAACTGAAGGCCGTGCCAAGAGTTGACAGCTCGGGCGAAGTTTGTGGTCTGACCTTCAAGGTGGATGCAGAGTCGCGCAAAGGGAACACAGGAATGCCTAGAGTTGGAAGCGACGCCAATTGGTCCCAAAACTACTGA